A single region of the Triticum dicoccoides isolate Atlit2015 ecotype Zavitan chromosome 2B, WEW_v2.0, whole genome shotgun sequence genome encodes:
- the LOC119362122 gene encoding probable cinnamyl alcohol dehydrogenase 6, which translates to MEVTPNKHTQQVSGWAAMDESGKMVPFNFKRRENGVDDVTIKVLYCGMCHTDLHFAKNHWGITQYPVVPGHEITGVVTKVGANVSGFKPGDRVGVGCLACSCLDCEQCDSSQENYCDKMGLTYNSVYWDGSITYGGYSSMYVAHKRFVVRVPDGLPLDAAAPLLCAGITVYTPMKKHGMLRAAGRRLGVVGLGGLGHIAVKFGKAFGLHVTVISTSPAKEQEARGNLKADDFIISTDDKQMQAMARKLDYVIDTVPAAHSLGPILELLKVGGALALVAAPDGPLELPSFPLIFGNKTISGSITGGMNDHQEMMDLCGEHNITCDIELVSNDGINDAFARLARNDVRYRFVIDIAEADSRI; encoded by the exons ATGGAGGTGACTCCCAACAAGCACACGCAGCAGGTGAGCGGGTGGGCGGCCATGGACGAGTCCGGCAAGATGGTGCCGTTCAACTTCAAGCGTCGGGAGAACGGCGTGGACGATGTGACCATCAAGGTGCTCTACTGCGGCATGTGCCACACGGACCTCCACTTCGCCAAAAACCACTGGGGCATCACGCAGTACCCGGTGGTCCCGGGCCACGAGATCACCGGTGTGGtcaccaaggtgggcgccaacgtgTCCGGCTTCAAGCCCGGCGACCGCGTCGGCGTCGGGTGCCTCGCCTGCTCGTGCCTGGACTGCGAGCAGTGCGACAGctcccaggagaactactgcgacaaGATGGGGCTCACCTACAACAGCGTCTACTGGGACGGCAGCATCACCTACGGCGGCTACTCCAGCATGTACGTGGCGCACAAGAGGTTCGTGGTGCGGGTCCCCGACGGCCTGCCGCTGGACGCGGCGGCGCCGCTGCTGTGTGCGGGGATCACGGTGTACACCCCGATGAAGAAGCACGGGATGCTGCGTGCCGCCGGCAGGAGGCTCGGGGTGGTCGGGCTGGGCGGGCTGGGCCACATCGCCGTCAAGTTCGGCAAGGCCTTCGGGCTGCACGTCACGGTGATCAGCACGTCGCCGGCCAAGGAGCAGGAGGCCAGGGGGAACCTCAAGGCCGACGACTTCATCATCAGCACCGACGACAAGCAGATGCAG GCTATGGCGAGGAAGCTTGACTACGTGATCGACACAGTCCCAGCGGCGCACTCGCTGGGACCAATCCTGGAGCTGCTCAAGGTGGGCGGCGCACTCGCCCTCGTCGCCGCTCCGGACGGGCCCCTCGAACTCCCTTCCTTCCCGCTTATTTTCG GGAACAAGACCATCAGTGGGAGCATAACGGGGGGGATGAATGACCATCAGGAGATGATGGACCTGTGCGGGGAGCACAACATCACCTGCGAcatcgagctcgtctccaacgacgGGATCAACGACGCGTTCGCCAGGCTCGCGCGCAACGACGTCCGCTACCGTTTCGTCATCGACATTGCGGAGGCTGACTCAAGGATCTAG
- the LOC119360432 gene encoding probable cinnamyl alcohol dehydrogenase 6, translated as MEVSPKHTQEVSGWVAMDESGKMVPFNFKRRENGVDDVTIKVLYCGMCHTDLHFAKNHWGITQYPVVPGHEITGVVTKVGSDVSGFRPGDRVGVGCLACSCLDCEQCDSSQENYCDKLGLTYNGVFWDGSITYGGYSSMYVAHKRFVVRVPDSLPLDAAAPLLCAGITVYTPMKKHGMLLQGAAGRRLGVVGLGGLGHIAVKFGKAFGLHVTVISTSPAKEQEARENLKADDFVISTDDKQMQAMARKLDYVIDTVPAAHSLGPILELLKVGGALALVAAPDGPLELPSFPLIFGNKTISGSIKGGMNDHK; from the exons ATGGAGGTGAGCCCGAAGCACACGCAGGAGGTGAGCGGGTGGGTGGCCATGGACGAGTCGGGCAAGATGGTGCCGTTTAACTTCAAGCGTCGGGAGAACGGCGTGGACGACGTGACGATCAAGGTGCTCTACTGCGGCATGTGCCACACGGACCTCCACTTCGCCAAGAACCACTGGGGCATCACGCAGTACCCGGTGGTGCCGGGCCACGAGATCACCGGCGTGGTCACCAAGGTTGGCTCCGACGTCTCCGGGTTCAGGCCCGGCGACCGCGTCGGCGTGGGGTGCCTGGCGTGCTCGTGCCTGGACTGCGAGCAGTGCGACAGCtcgcaggagaactactgcgacaaGTTGGGGCTCACCTACAACGGCGTCTTCTGGGACGGCAGCATCACATACGGCGGCTACTCCAGCATGTACGTGGCGCACAAGCGGTTCGTGGTGCGGGTCCCCGACAGCCTGCCGCTGGACGCGGCGGCGCCGCTGCTGTGCGCGGGGATCACCGTGTACACCCCGATGAAGAAGCACGGGATGCTGCTGCAGGGCGCCGCTGGCAGGAGGCTCGGGGTGGTCGGGCTGGGCGGGCTGGGCCACATCGCCGTCAAGTTCGGCAAGGCCTTCGGGCTGCACGTCACGGTGATCAGCACGTCGCCGGCCAAGGAGCAGGAGGCCAGGGAGAACCTCAAGGCCGACGACTTCGTCATCAGCACGGACGACAAGCAGATGCAG GCTATGGCGAGGAAGCTTGACTACGTGATCGACACAGTCCCGGCGGCGCACTCGCTGGGACCAATCCTGGAGCTGCTCAAGGTGGGCGGTGCGCTCGCCCTCGTCGCCGCTCCGGACGGGCCCCTCGAACTCCCTTCGTTCCCGCTTATTTTCG GGAACAAGACCATCAGTGGGAGCATAAAGGGGGGAATGAATGACCATAAGTGA